In Chaetodon trifascialis isolate fChaTrf1 chromosome 23, fChaTrf1.hap1, whole genome shotgun sequence, the following proteins share a genomic window:
- the LOC139351148 gene encoding acidic leucine-rich nuclear phosphoprotein 32 family member B-like — translation MDMKKRVSLELRHRSPTEVQELVLDNCRSSEGKIEGITAEFSNLELLSLINVGLTSVADIPKLDKLKKLELSDNRISGGLEVLAERLVNLTHLNLSGNKFKDISTLEPLKKLPQLKSLDLFNCEVTNLADYRESIFKLLPQLTYLDGYDIDDCEASDSDGEGDGVEDEDEEEGESEDFEEEEEEDEEDVVAEDDDDDEDSGDDEDGEVNGDVDSEDDDEDEEDEDDEDEDSSPAKGEKRKRDPEDDEDDD, via the exons ATggacatgaagaagagggtCTCCTTAGAACTGAGGCATCGGTCGCCGACAGAA GTCCAGGAGCTGGTTCTGGATAACTGTCGCTCCAGTGAAGGGAAGATCGAAGGAATCACAGCAGAGTTCTCCAACCTGGAGCTGCTCAGCCTCATCAATGTCGGACTGACCAGCGTCGCAGACATCCCCAAACTGGACAAACTCAAAAAG CTGGAGCTGAGTGACAACAGGATATCAGGCGGTCTGGAGGTCCTCGCGGAGCGGCTGGTTAACCTGACGCACCTGAACCTCAGCGGGAACAAGTTCAAAGACATCAGCACCCTGGAGCCGCTG AAAAAGTTGCCCCAGCTGAAGAGTCTCGACCTGTTTAACTGCGAGGTGACCAACCTGGCCGACTACCGGGAGTCCATCTTCAAGCTCCTCCCTCAGCTCACCTACCTGGATGGCTACGACATCGACGACTGCGAGGCGTCCGACTCTGACGGAGAGGGAGACGGAGTCGAGGACGAAGATGAAGAAG AGGGCGAGTCAGAGGActttgaggaagaggaggaggaggacgaggaggacgtaGTGGCTGaagatgatgacgacgatgaagACAGCGGTGACGATGAG GACGGAGAGGTGAACGGAGACGTGGACAGCGAGGACGATGAcgaggatgaggaagatgaggatgatgaag ATGAGGACTCGTCTCCAGccaaaggagagaagaggaagagggacccagaggatgatgaggatgatgattaA